Genomic segment of Apostichopus japonicus isolate 1M-3 chromosome 8, ASM3797524v1, whole genome shotgun sequence:
AGAACTGCATCAGAAAATTTGTTCAACGAATGGTGAAGTGAAAGAGTTATCCTAACATAGCCTAAGCTTACGGTGTTTTGCTACTACTGCACAGTGGACCTCGGCCCAAAGCTCCAAACTACAGAATCCTACAGGCCGTCAATCGAAGCCGTTGGACTAATTATCATCGCTCAGAGTCCTGTGGGACAGTTATCGACATAAATTGGTCCGGTGGTTCCTAACAATGTCTACACGCTCCaacacaaaagaaaaggaaatctCAGAGATTGTCACTCAAGTGGTTACAAAAGTAATCGCAAGCCAAGATTTCGAGCTAAAGCTGCAAGCTTGTATTGATCGAGCTCTGGATAAAAAACTGGATAAGTTTTTGAAGCAGATCAAGATAAATTctaataatcaaaataaaataaaactgttagcaaactgcttatccactagagagcctgtgtaatagaatgtgtaaaagtaagttggcctgacgtcaggccaacttacttttacacaagataAATTCTGGCAAAATACATGACCTCGAAGTGGAATCTGAGAAAACTTCTTCAGAACTGAAAACCATGCAGGACGAGATCTCGAAATTGACAGACAAACTCAACAACTCAACCAACCAATTGAACCAGCTGGAACAGTACTCCCGAAGAAACTGCATTCGTGTGTTTGGTGTGGAGGAGAAGCCGAACGAAAATACTGACGTCATCATGATGGACCTCGCATCACAGCATCTGGGACTCAACCTGAATCCAACAGACATTGATAGGTCCCATCGGATCGGTAAGAAAGAGCCGGGTAAACGCAGGGCAATAATCGTCAAATTCCAGAACTACAAAACCAGAGAACTATGCATAAAGAACAGGCGGAAATTGAAGGCCCCCCCCCTTGTAATACAGGAGGACCTAACGAAGGCGAACCAAGAGCTACTACAGGCGACGAAAAACACCACCCTGGTCAAAGCAGCCTGGTCACATGATATGAAAGTCATCGCACTGGTAAGCAAGAACAACACCGAGTTTACGAAACGAATCTGGGGTCTGAATGACTTGAAGCGTCTCTAGCTCTTTGGCACTGGAAAATGACACTGTAAATCAATAATTAATCCAAAGGatgtatacatttacatatttttgtactttttgtcTTCCTTTTTTATCACTCTGATCGAAAACAGGTGATGTTAGTTTGTGAAAATTGTAATCTTATCATAAGTGAAACGTATAATAAGGTTAAATGTGAAAATTGTGGTACTTTTCGGCATACGTGGTGTATCGGTAATAGGTGTAATTCTTGGATTTGTGATTCTTGTGACTCTGGTTTGCCCTTTCAAAATCTTTCAAATCACAATCTATTAATGGGTATAATCCGCCCACATGTAAAAATTTATTCACTGTTAATAAGGAAATCCATGATTATAATACAAGACAGGCTGGTCACATACATAGACTTTTTCCCCATAGTAACCTGGGTAAACAGAGTATACGTTATCGGGCAAACACTTGCTGGAATTATCTActtaatcatcatgatcatatacaAAATGATTCTCAGTCACCACGTTCCTTTAAACGTCAATTAAGCAAGGTTTACATAAGTGATTATTGATCCATAATACTTTTtagaaatctttgtttgtttatatcgtTAACACtgataacttaattattttcaGGTTTTTAGATCACTTCCTTTCTCTTTATACTCAATTTCATATCTGTAAACGTTTGTATGACATACTATGTACcgtatattgagaaaaaaacaaataaatgaaatgaaaatgaaactatGTATACACTGTTTTAACCTGAATGCACCATTTCCTTGTTCCATATCCTTGAGATTAATATAGTATGTAATTCAACATATGTGCGGTCAAAATGTCTGCCATACTGAATACTCCAATTTACTCAGAAGGCAATAGAATAGAATTATAGAAAAATATCTGAGTCACTGATCCGGTGTTACAGAATTATTTCTAGTACTTATTAACATCAACGTGAAATACTTCAAAACAGATCACACTGTTTACCATTTCTTACCTCTGTGACTCTTGTGAAGAAATTTGCTGGCATACTCTCACCAAAGAAGACAATATctacagcaaaaaaaaaacgaaagaataatacCAAGATCAGCTGAATGAAATCTAATATTAATCATAACTAACTGTAAGATAAGAATTGTAGCTGGAGCTGTGTTCCTTGTTGTATGGtctcacacatacatacacacacaaatgcTGCTGTAACACTTGAACtacacataataataatcatcataataataaaaatcagcagttatttttacaacgcctaagcaaccacaaatgtgggagaagcccgcaagggcttatgaatTATAACTTACACATCAGGTGGCTtccattttaactcaaatttggaatcttttcaagttaTATACCGAATATATACTGAATATCACAAACACTTCCTTATCATTCAAGAACACAGATATTATAATCTTACAGGTGATTATTAAATGTAAtgattattaaaacaatatacCTATCCTGATTCTGCCAAGTCATATTGTTGGCAATTGCCACACAGATGTACCATATAGCAGAAGAGCAGAATATGGTCATAGGTATACTGCATACAATAATAGCACCAATTAATGTTTTCGTATATGTGTTAAACCTGTTCAAAAATTGAGATTTTAAAAAGCAAAGACGTTATTGACAATACTGGGCTTTGTACTGGTGACCTCATGAGTATCAcattatatacaataatatatatttatatttaaatatttatatacaataataacaacagaaTCCTTTTCTTCTTATGCATTCACATACCTGGTTTAACAAGGCCGTCACAATCTTCACATCTGACCACTGATACTTCTTCCTCAAATATTTTCTCTTAAGAAAGGAATAATGAATTTTGTGTCACTCCATTTTCCATTTGAGTTCTGATAAACATTCATTTTACGATCACAAACAAAGTAATAATATGTGCAGGAATGAACAATCTTAAAGATGAAGAGGGACTATGCCACACTAATTGTGGAGATTTATCAAGAGAATGAATAACTTCAAGTTAACTGAAacaaattcattttcttttgttgcaCTTTTGTTTCCAGAGAATCTAAAGACAGAACTCTCTCATGAGCAGTCTATATGATTTGCTTACAATAGATAGCAGACTTTCAGGGTATACTGACAATGTAATCTATATCATAGTTTTCTCATAAAAAACACAGACACTGTAACTGAAAAGAATTTCTCTGACACAAATATTCTGAAAGTTCAAGGATAAAACAACTTCTGTTGTTTATGTTTGTGTGCTCTCTAACTGGTGGTACCTATTTCTGATCAACCTCTCTGAACATATAATGCTATGGTGTTGTCATGGTGTTTGTTTCATGCAATACCGTGGTGTTATTAAGTTGAAGGTATTATGTCTGTCAATGTTTCTTACTTTTCATCCATTCTTCGGAATACTCCTTCTTACATTCACCGAGACAGTGAGAGAGATGAAAGCTTCCGTGTGCTTCTACTATCTTGTGAGTCTGTAAGCCAGCTAAGCGATCTAAAGTGTCAATGTTCTGGTACGGTAGACAGGTACAACATCATAAATACATCTGGTGCAGTGGTTAGTAGATATAGATATTAATGGTGAAGGCTTGGTGCAGCAGGTATGGAGTATGCCACCCTCACATATATGACATTCCCCACAGTTCCATGGTATTTATAACATGCAATGCTTTGCAGTTCTGTTGTACAGCATTGTTCTTATCCTTACAATGTTTTGCACGTTAATGAATACCTAGTTAAGAAAGTCCTAGTATCCACCATTATATTTGGCGTTGTCCAGACTTGTTTGGTTTTAGTATGTTGACTGCAAAGGAATGTGCAATGTCATATGCAGCAACTGCTTaacttatttgttttgtttttgctaaaaactttgaaatgctTTTATTATCCAGACAAAAGATAAAATTTTAGCAAAACACTGTTCAAGAAAAGCACCCAGGAGAGAACCTGGCCACAAAACACTAAACAATTGACCGATTGATCCATTCTcatccccagtccccttgcatcaaAACCGTGACTGTGTGATCCTAACCAGGTGTGTTTCTTGATTCCCTAGAAGGGGAACATTATTGCTACACATGATCTCAGCCAAACGGCCTAGAATCTTGTGACATGACACAGTCACAGTACTTTATCAGACCAGATGCTGCTAACAAAGTCATGTTGAACccttatttgtatgtattttatcaGCCCTATGCGAATGACATCACATAATATTTAATCATATGAAGTTCCAAAGGAAACGAACATATATCACATCTATATGTTAACTTTTGAaaaaggaaagtactttttggcTCCAACAGAAATTCAAACCACAATTCCTACGGCTGATTTACTAATTAACACATCAACAACAGAATATGCAATCACTATAGCGTTTTTAGCCAATGAGTTACATTGTTTATTCTATAAGAGATTAATGTATATGGGATCCTTACATGTGTATTTAATAACAAGTATATATAAGATTAAATACCAAACTTGATTCATCACTTAAAACAAAGACTTACCTGTGTAAAGTGCCTGAGAAGGATTCCTTTATCACTCAACAGTTTCATGAAGTAATGGCAGGGAGTTGGCTTAAACTTTCCTGGATATAACTCCTTTGCTAGTTTAAAAAATGGTTCTGGATGTTGCTGCATAAAATATAGACAGAAAAATATTGtacattttgtattaaatgaTATGTATCTATTTATTGCAATCATATCTAAGACAAACAAGACTGCTTAATGTGTGATTATtcgtaacaaaaaaaaacacctgcTTTGCATCTAGAATCAAGGATCATTTGATGAAAGGTCGTGATACAACAAGGTTACAGACAAATACAATTAACTTCACTTCCTAGTTCCTCTTTCCAAAATTAATGCATGATGACATTTTCTTTGCACTTTTCAGcaatttgtttttagttttagGCACAGGCAAGTGTACAATAAAACTGTAATGTAACCTCAGCTTTACAGTAACAGGTCTCTTTTCTTACTTCAGGAGTCATGTGACTGATAAGACATGCacacaaaatgaagaaaatatctACTTGCATCTTCCAATGACTATCAAAATTACTCTTTTGGCATAATAGGTAATGTAAATGATCATGATTTTGCAGTATTTGTACACTTCTTCAACCTCCACAAGAATCAACTGTATGAATATACAGTTCTTGTTGTTTTGGGTGAGCAAAACTCCCATTCCTCCACAACCACCACATTccgctcccccaccccccccccccccccgagcaaaacTCCCATTCCTCCACACCCACCTCATTCCCCTTTCCCCCACTAAAACCTTTTCAAAACTTGGGTAGGGACCTATTGCTTCAATCCAAAGCCAGTTTACtatatattttaagatatttAGCACAATCTGTTATTTCAGACAGTGGAAGTGTACCTTACCAAGGATTAGCTGAGTATGTTGTCTCTGATTGGCCCTCCTCATCTTTACAAGTATGTACACAAATTAAAGAGACAACACATACATGTTCAGTGAACTACACTGTTATTCTCTCCCCTGCACTTTCACACATATGTCGTACATATAATGTTGGTATATAGTCACTGTCTCCAAGTGAACTTACCATGAAGAAACCGATCTCAAACATGGACTGTGGAGATGGCAAGTTGTATTCTTGGAGATTGTCGTATAAGCCAGAGCTTGGGCTCCGAAAGTCAGGAATGCCAGCAGCTAAGTGTTGAAATTTGGGAAAGATTGTGTCCAACCAGTGAAAGCAGCTACTGGCTTCTCTCGATTAATATACTAATGTATTATATCATCGTACTGATATATTAAatttactgatatatatataatatagcctATGCACTAATATATGTACAATTGAGTATGAGCTTGTGAATGTTCATATGTTGTAATACCtcaagagagagagatatttGTACCAGATAGATTATGCCAAACCAGTATTAAATAATAGTTATTTTAAAGACTCCTTTCTTGGCATAGAGATTTGTCATACACAACATCATGTTATTGACATATTTTTGTAGCCCACACTGCCACCACACTAGTAATCCCTCGCTTGATATTACATGGTAGATCCTTCTTTCAATTTAACTGTAATTAAAGTTGAAATTATCATCACAAATTACAGATATCAAATTGAAGgataattgatattaatcttAACACGATTCACTGTATATGTGACCAAGTCTCTTTACCGTAAATTTTAACTTTCAAAATAGTATCAAATGCTTGAGTCAACCTGCGTGattgttaaataaataaatataacttACATGTTGATATTCCAGCTCCTGACATAATGATTATGTTCTttactgtaaaatgtaaaaatgaagaaattagaACATTAGATGTATAGTAGTCTAAACAACATATAAACATAAGTACACTGATGCTGTGAGTGTCACCActaaatattaacaattaatCCCAATGATTCAATGACGTGACTGATTGGATATTCAACATCCATCAGTTTGAAACCTCCTCTAATTCCACAGTCGCTTTTGCTTTTGAAGAATGCTGCTCTATTGAACATAATAGTGAACATATAACTACTTCAAAATGCATCAAGTAACTGAGGAAAGACCACCAAAAATTGAATTTCTCATTTGTTTGTAATGTGTGGATATATTTGAAATCCCCTTCCTAGATACAACAATTACTTCACAAAATGTCACTACATGTATCGGGCAATAGGATCGACCCCAAAAAACTAAAATAATTATTGGTACACATTTGTGGAGTGGAGGTTCTAGTAATTCCATTTATATTTGATGAACAAATTACAAACTTAGACAATTTTGCAATTCAGACAAGGTATACCAACCTTTTCCACTTTCAATGTACTTTGCCACTCCTTTCAAATCTAGGCTTTCCAAGACCTGCTGaggtttttcttctgtttcttctGTCTGTGCACTTTTCCTAAAGTTCAACTGTGACAGTAAGGCTGACAAGAGCCCCATTGCTATGAAAATAAACAACATCAATATTAATTATTGAGATAATACAGGGACAGAT
This window contains:
- the LOC139970721 gene encoding NAD-dependent protein deacetylase sirtuin-2-like; translated protein: MNNIRCTSTTTSTSYESTKQCQQSCSTNEKKISGSNMAEQQDDPDQQSKQDTEEPESAEGAMGLLSALLSQLNFRKSAQTEETEEKPQQVLESLDLKGVAKYIESGKVKNIIIMSGAGISTSAGIPDFRSPSSGLYDNLQEYNLPSPQSMFEIGFFMQHPEPFFKLAKELYPGKFKPTPCHYFMKLLSDKGILLRHFTQNIDTLDRLAGLQTHKIVEAHGSFHLSHCLGECKKEYSEEWMKKKIFEEEVSVVRCEDCDGLVKPDIVFFGESMPANFFTRVTEDLPKCDLAIIMGTSLAVQPFASLVDKVPKECPRLLINMERSGQADPFMQMLGLSRGMDFDSDKNYRDVAWIGTCDDGCFELAKLLKWKDDLDQLIKDGHAKMDAEIKSGKEVKGQKNTQQSTELHEEDKKEE